In Runella sp. SP2, the genomic window CGCTTCTTTGGAGTACTATTAATGGAAAAGACGTCGCCAAAGCTCAAAATACGTTGATTGCACTTCGTGGAATTGGCAGTAAACAATCGTTAGACATTCTAAAAAGTGTAGCCCTTGACCCCAAACGTCCCAAAGCCATTCGGACGGAAGCTACGCGGGCGTTGGGTGGAAGTATGGACGGCGAAGACCTCGTGCTCGATTTGCTCCAACAAGGTAAAATCGCCAACGATTACAAAGCGGTGGCCGTGCAGGGGGTAAGCGGTGCTTGGCGCAAAAACGTTCGGATTCAAGCCGCCAAATACCTTGATGCTGCTCCTACCAAAACTGGTAAAAAACTCCCTCCTGTCAGCGAGCTAATGACCCTCACAGGCAACGTCGCCAACGGTAAAACGGTGTTTGCCAACTACTGTGCCATTTGCCACCAAGTAAACGGCGAAGGATCGGATTTTGGGCCTAAATTATCCGAAATCGGCAGTAAACTTGGTAAAGACGGTCAATACATGGCAATTTTCTACCCAAGTGCGGGAGTAAGTTTTGGCTATGAAGGCTACGAAGTGAAGTTCAAAGACGGCAGTACCACGGTCGGAATTGTGGCAAGTAAAACTGAAACAGATTTACTACTCAAATTCCCTGGAGGTACGACCCAAAGTTATAAAATGAGTCAGGTTGTTTCGATGAAAAAACTTGACGAATCACTGATGACTGCTGGCCTTCACGAGTCCATGAGTCAGCAAGAGTTGGTTGATTTAATTGAGTATTTATCCAGTCTTAAACGTAAATAAATGAAAACACTATTTCTAGTTCCAATTCTCGCGCTTTGTGCATTTTTTGCCAGTCACGCACAGCCGTCAAAGGCCATCAACGTAGCTACTTACAATTTACGCTACGATACGCCCAACGACGGCCCGAATGCTTGGCCTAATCGCAAAGAAAACGTCAAAGCTCTCGTGCGTTTTCACGAATGGGATATTTTTGGTACCCAAGAAGCCTTGCGTCATCAGCTCAACGGCGTTGCTGAATTAACGGAATTTGCGTTTGTGGGCAAAGGTCGTGACGACGGCAAAGAAGCGGGCGAGCACTCAGCGATTTTTTACCGAAAAGACCGTTTTAAATTGCTTCAATCGGGCGATTTTTGGCTTCGCGAAACGCCCGAAACACCAGGTAAAGGTTGGGATGCGACTTGCTGCAATCGGATTTGTAGTTGGGCAAAATTCAAAGACCTCAACACCAAAAAAGAGTTCTACTTTTTCAACGTCCACTTCGACCACCAAGGCGTAGAGGCCCGCCGTCAATCGGGGCATTTGATGGTCAAAAAAATGAAAGAGATTGCAGGCAATGCGTTGGTGATTTGTACGGGAGATTTTAACTCTACCCCCGAAACGGAACAAATTCAACTTATGAAAGGCGCACTTAACGATACCCACGATGCCTCGGCAACCCCAGCTTATGGGCCAGAAGGAACTTTCAACGCGTTCAAATTTGATGCCCCTATGAAACAGCGCATCGACTATATCTTTGTCAGTTCGCCCATCAAAGTGTTGAAATACGGCGTTTTAACGGATGCCAAAGACCAACGCTATCCATCTGATCATCAACCTGTAGTTGCTAAAATTATATTTTAAGTAAAGTTTAAGGCCAATTTAATCTTGTTTTAAGAATATTTTTGCAGCTTTGAACATCGAACAAGGGCGTTTGGTACAAGCAAAAGCCTTCTGTTTTTTGTGGTGTTATCAAGGACATTGATACCCGATCCGCCAATTTAGAGTGGGTCGGGTATTTTGTTGTAAAATATCCCCATTTTCACGTACCTTTACTAGCCTAACCCTTCCCTAACCAACCAACATGCTACGTCGTTTTATTGCGTCGCTACTGCTTACTTTTGTCGTACTTTCGGTTCATTCCAAAGGGCATTCCCCTAGTTTATTTTTGGGATTTAATCCGCGCGTTCAAGCCTTGGCCTTTCAATACCCCGTTCAGGCTCAATTAATTTTTGATGCAGGAAACGAAGCTAATGTCTATACCGACCAGCGCTTTGGGGCGGGTGCACAAGCCCAAAACGACAATAGTTCCAATGCCTTCCGCCACTCGGTTTGGAATGCTCTTTCCGTGAAAAAACTCAAAGACATCGGGGCGACCGAAGCTACGGCGACCGAAATTGTCAGGCAGTTTACCTCGGCCTACGAATACAACGACGCAGGTACGGCGCTGGTGAAAAATGCCGCCTCAGCGATGGACTTACATAATAACTTGGTAGGACGGTCTTTCAAAAATTACACAACTATCAATCAGCTTTTGGATAGTTTGTATTTAAAATCCATTGAACCTAAAGTGGTCACGGTGAGTCTTGAGCAAAACTTAGCCAGCCACAATGCCGATGTCAACACCGCTTGGACATTGCTCGAAAACACCGCAAGTTCGACGTTGGAAGTAAATAAACTATTGTACCGAATAGATTCTTGTACAACGGTTTTGCTTTTAAACCACACCATTGCCAATGCGGTAAAATTTGAAGTGAGCGATAACATTCAAGCCAAAAACGTTGTCACAGCTACGGCAAAAGTGACCTACGACGCCCAAAAATACGTACAACTTAATCCAGGCTTTAAGGCCGAAGCAGGCAGTGTTTTTACCGCTTATATTGATGGTTGTGGTAACAAATAATGCTTTATTTTTTCACAATTTGGTGTAAAGTCGCAGGGTCAACGGTATGACGACCTTCAAAAGTCACCACCTCTAAATGAGGAATGGCTGCCCGAATATCTTCTTCGTACTTTTGGGTATCAATTTGTACCAAATATTCATCCTGCAAACCATACACGAGGGTCGTAGGAACAGAAGCTAACTTGCTGGGCTCAATCACATCGGCGATACCATTCCCAAAAAAGCCCGCCCAGATAAGCAAGCAGTCGCAGCGAACGTGGTCGCTATTGAGCCACCGAAGTAAAGTAGCGTTCCCTTGCGAAAACCCAAGAAAATTAATGGTCAACTTAGACACGTCTCTGCCTTCCAACAGCGTGTCGTACAGGAGATTGAGGTAAAAAATATAGTCTGAGATTTCGTAGGGACGTTCTTCTTTCGTCATCCACGACGCTCCTACCCTGCCCGTAACCCCTTCCAAATAAAACCTTGATAAAGCTTCGGGGGCAACGATAACCGTTTTCCCGTCGTTTAATACTTCAAATTTTCGGATAAAAAACTGCGCCAATTGTCCATATCCGTGCAGCACAAACCAAACGTTTTGAGTGGACTCGTTGAGTTCGCCCAGCGTAAAATATCGCGCCGTACGCTTAACCTCTAAGTGATGTTCTTGCATAAAATGAAGTATATTTGTTGGCAATATTCGTACTTAAAACCCGAACCGACAACATGAAATCAAACCTTTTTTTCTACCTTATTTTGGCTGTATTGATAGTAGTAGATGCGTGGCTGCTCGCTCATCCCAATCTTCTAGGCAAAATTGGGGTAATGATGTTCAAATATGACATGATTAGAACCTTTCCCCGCGCCCTTGCCACCGTAGGTCTTACCGCTTTGGTATGCCAAGGAATTGTATTAGGGCTAAATCTCAAAGCCACCAAGAAGACTGCTTTCGCCGTGTTAGGTGCTTTTCTTGTGCTATCTATCGGTATATTAATCAATACTTATTTCAAATTTTCGTCAGGTACTTACGCCATGACAGGGGCAGGTTTTAAAACGGGTGCGCACCTCACGCCGCTGATTTTGATGCTTATTTTTGGGAATGGTCTGTACGAAACCTCGTCAAGAAAATAAAAAAAACACGCCCCAACTAAAAGTCGAGGCGTGTCCAACCCATACAGCCATTTTAAAAATATTTTGTCTTAACGTAAGATCGCTTGGATAAATTGTGTAACAACTTCTGTTGTTCTAACAACTATATAACATTCAATCCCTTTTAATTAGTTCCCTTACGTCGGTCTCTTCTATCTTCTTTGCGATCGCGAACATCTTCACGGCGGTCACGCTTGTCTTCTTTGCGGTCTCTGACGTCCTCGCGGCGGTCACGGCGGTCTTCCAAACGGTCACGGCGCCCTCCGTGGTGTCTTGCGTCGCGACGATCTTCCTTGCGGTCACGAATATCTTCTTTTCTATCACGTCGGTCTTCCCGATGGTCGCGTTTGTCTTCTCTTCTATCTCTCACATCCTCGCGGCGATCGTGGCGGTGATGTTTTCGGTGCTCAAATTTACGGGGTTTTTCCGTTGCCTGAGCCGAGATTGAGATAAATCCAAGTATTAACGCGGCAAAAATGAGTTTTGTTTTCATGGTAGCTGGTTGTCTAGGTAGTTTTTGTTTTCAATGATTAGACGCAGCATCCTGAAAAAGGTTTAACGATTTATCAACTTTTTTTTCAACGCTACCGAGACCATCCAAGTTGGGTGTACATAAACATTCTTTTTAAAACACATAGAAAACATTAGAATAAACACATAGTAAACATAGACAGTCTTTTGTGTGCTATGTAAAAATTCTATGTGGACTATGTGTTTACGTTTTCCTAGTCACCTGCAAAGTTTCGTACACCCTCCAAGTTTGATAACCGCGACCTAGAAACTTGGCAGGTCTTTCGATTACCGACTCACTCCCACTTTCAACCCACCAAACCAAAAGCGACCTTGCGCTGGCTCAAAATAACGGTTGGCACTCGCATTTATTTGAACGTTCTGAAAATAGGTTTCGTCCAACAAATTATTTACCCCCACAAACGGCTCAATGTGAAACTTCCGCCACGTTTTTTGTCCACCCAAACGCAGATTCAAAAGGCTATATCCATTGGCGGTCACGGCATTGGCATCATCGGCATACAGTTGGCTCGCATGGCGTACCTGCGCAATCGCAAATAGCCCCGAAGGCATAAAATACCGAAGTTCGACCTGCGCCGCGTGTTTAGGAATGCCTGGCAAAACATTTCCGTCAAATTTCCCCGCTGAGGTCTGATACTCACGGTAGGTGAAATCCGAATACGTATAGTTTGAGAACAATGTCAACCCTTTGGCCAACATCGCATTCAAACTTACTTCAATCCCCTGCCGTTTTGAACGACCCGCGTTTCGGTAAAACACCCGCCCCGCTTGCCCTGTAATTTGGTACGGCACCAATTCATCTTTCACTTCAATGGTAAACAATGCCAAATCGGCCCGTATCCGTTGTCCAAAATAAGTTTTCGCCCCTATCTCGTAATTCAAAGCTTGCTGCGGATTTAGCTCGGGGTTAAACCCACCCGTTCCTGAAGGATTATTCGACAACTCACTCATGGTTGGGGTTTCAAAGCTGCTTCCTAAGTTAGAATACAAATTGACCGCAGGAGAAACTTCCCACGAAAGTCCCAATGTAGGATTGATACGACTATAATTACGCCCGCCCGATTGGTCACCGTCCGACATAAAATAATCGGTTGCTTTTAAGCGAATCACGTCCGAACGCAGCCCTACCAACATCGTTATTTTTTTGTATGATAGCTCCTGAGTAATATACGAGGCAATGTTCTTAAACGATTCCAATTGGTCGAAAGTTAATTTTCCTCTCACCCCTGTCAGGTTATCAAATCGTCGGCGCGTGTCTCCTTGCGACTCTAAGTCAAGCCCCATCCGAAAACGGTAACTAAGGAAATCAAATTTCTGAGAAAACTGATACTGAAAACTCCCCCCTGCAAACGTTCGATTGATGGTTCCTGCCCCTGCGGCCTGAAACGCCAAATAATTGGCAAAATCACGTTTTGTCCCAAAAGCACGCACAAAAATCAGGTGATTACCCATCGTTTTTTCAAACGTAATGCCTATTCGTCCTTGAGTCACCGACTCACCTGCCAAAAATCGAAGGTTATTTGGGTGGGCTTGGCGACGGTTTTCGGCTACTTGCGCCAGCGTCAAACCGCCTGGGTCGTCGGCTAAGGGACTAGTACCGTAGTTGGCCAATACCGAAAGGCGCGTCAACGAATCAAAATCATAGCGGAGTTTAAGATTCAAAATCGTATTTTCCATGCGACTGTTTACGCGGTAACCTTCTGATTGATTACGAGTTGCGACAAACACCATTTGGAGTTTTTTGTGTTGCACCCCCGTTTTAAAACGCCAGCTTCGCAAACCGTACGAACCCACGGTTCCTTGCACCTCGGCCAATGGCATTTGAGCCACATTGTCGGTTTGTAGGCTTATTACCCCTCCCGCTGCGTTTCCAA contains:
- a CDS encoding endonuclease/exonuclease/phosphatase family protein, encoding MKTLFLVPILALCAFFASHAQPSKAINVATYNLRYDTPNDGPNAWPNRKENVKALVRFHEWDIFGTQEALRHQLNGVAELTEFAFVGKGRDDGKEAGEHSAIFYRKDRFKLLQSGDFWLRETPETPGKGWDATCCNRICSWAKFKDLNTKKEFYFFNVHFDHQGVEARRQSGHLMVKKMKEIAGNALVICTGDFNSTPETEQIQLMKGALNDTHDASATPAYGPEGTFNAFKFDAPMKQRIDYIFVSSPIKVLKYGVLTDAKDQRYPSDHQPVVAKIIF
- a CDS encoding DUF6973 domain-containing protein; protein product: MLRRFIASLLLTFVVLSVHSKGHSPSLFLGFNPRVQALAFQYPVQAQLIFDAGNEANVYTDQRFGAGAQAQNDNSSNAFRHSVWNALSVKKLKDIGATEATATEIVRQFTSAYEYNDAGTALVKNAASAMDLHNNLVGRSFKNYTTINQLLDSLYLKSIEPKVVTVSLEQNLASHNADVNTAWTLLENTASSTLEVNKLLYRIDSCTTVLLLNHTIANAVKFEVSDNIQAKNVVTATAKVTYDAQKYVQLNPGFKAEAGSVFTAYIDGCGNK
- a CDS encoding alpha/beta hydrolase, yielding MQEHHLEVKRTARYFTLGELNESTQNVWFVLHGYGQLAQFFIRKFEVLNDGKTVIVAPEALSRFYLEGVTGRVGASWMTKEERPYEISDYIFYLNLLYDTLLEGRDVSKLTINFLGFSQGNATLLRWLNSDHVRCDCLLIWAGFFGNGIADVIEPSKLASVPTTLVYGLQDEYLVQIDTQKYEEDIRAAIPHLEVVTFEGRHTVDPATLHQIVKK
- a CDS encoding TonB-dependent receptor: MIIFIQKQQGLGIKILLSISTFVLLGVGPVKAQKKDTVLLRQLAPVTVTATRLEINEKRLPAALTVLNGGRIQIGQPQLSMFESLGGVAGLFAQNPDNYTQDLRISIRGFGARAAFGIRGIRLYVDGIPESTPDGQADVDNLDMGAMQRLEVMRGPSSGLFGNAAGGVISLQTDNVAQMPLAEVQGTVGSYGLRSWRFKTGVQHKKLQMVFVATRNQSEGYRVNSRMENTILNLKLRYDFDSLTRLSVLANYGTSPLADDPGGLTLAQVAENRRQAHPNNLRFLAGESVTQGRIGITFEKTMGNHLIFVRAFGTKRDFANYLAFQAAGAGTINRTFAGGSFQYQFSQKFDFLSYRFRMGLDLESQGDTRRRFDNLTGVRGKLTFDQLESFKNIASYITQELSYKKITMLVGLRSDVIRLKATDYFMSDGDQSGGRNYSRINPTLGLSWEVSPAVNLYSNLGSSFETPTMSELSNNPSGTGGFNPELNPQQALNYEIGAKTYFGQRIRADLALFTIEVKDELVPYQITGQAGRVFYRNAGRSKRQGIEVSLNAMLAKGLTLFSNYTYSDFTYREYQTSAGKFDGNVLPGIPKHAAQVELRYFMPSGLFAIAQVRHASQLYADDANAVTANGYSLLNLRLGGQKTWRKFHIEPFVGVNNLLDETYFQNVQINASANRYFEPAQGRFWFGGLKVGVSR